The genomic region GCAGGCCGGGTGTGTTGGGGGAGGAGACGTTGACCACCAGGTAGTCGGCAAGCGGACCGAGCAAGGAGGCACCAGTGCGGTAGTCGGCGACAGCATTCTTGGAGGTCTTGTTTTTGCCGATATTGATTCCAACAACGTCGTTGGAGTGCTTGCGCTCCAACCTGCGGGCCACATCGAGCGCGCCCTCATTATTGAAGCCCATGCGGTTCAAGATCGCTTTATCGGCTGGCAAACGGAACAGGCGCGGGGCCGGGTTGCCTGGCTGCGGGCGCGGGGTAACGGTGCCGAGCTCGGCGTATCCAAAGCCGATTGCCCCCCACGAGTCGATGGCCGTGGCGTTCTTATCAAAGCCCGCGGCGAGGCCGAGTGGGGCGGGGAAGGAGACGTCGAAAAGCGTCTGCTTGAGCACGGGGTCATGAACGCGGACGAGTTTTTCCATGCCGCGGTTGGCTGGGGTGACCGCATTCAACAGCGTGAGCGAGCCACCGATGATGCCGTGGATACGCTCCGGGGGGAGTAGGAACATGACCTTGAGAAGACGGTCGTAGGCGCTCACAGCGGTCTCCTTTTAGTTGGTGGCACTATCGACAGTAGCCGGATCGATGACTTGCAGCCCGTCGCCTGAGGCGGAGCCGAGCACGAGTGAGCCGTCTTCCAGCACTATGAGGCTTTGAGCATCAGCAACAGTGTTCAGCTTCCCCTTTTCCAGGGGTACACCCTGGGAAAGGTCATAGGCGGTGACCGTGTTGGTCTCGGTGGAGCTCACCCAGGCAAGACGGCGCTTCGAGTCCCACGCGACATCCCAGGGGCTGCCGTCGGTAGGCACCATTTGGTGCAGTCGGACGACTTCATCCGTGGTGTAGACCAGCATGCGGTTGCCGGTGGCATCGGCAGCCAGCACCATGCCGTTTTCGCCGAAGGCGACTTTGCCCACGCCCAATCCAACACGCAGTGTTCCGCCCTGGCGCCCTTCGACGTGAAGGTCTTGGATCGTGGTGTCAAAGCGGTTGATGCGCACGACTCGGTCATCGTCGTCCGTCTGCTCCTGCGCAAGGAGGTAGTCGGACGGACGGGCCACTGTGAAGGTATCTAGCTCGGTGCCGTCCTCGGCGTAGATCCAGACGCGTTCTTCCGTGTCGGAACCAGCGATGATGCCGCCGCCGAAGAGGGGAGCAGCAACAGTCACGTCGTCGCCGACGGGAACGATTGTGTTCGGGTTACTCGGGGCAGAAGGGTCGACCAGTTCGACCTCGTTGTGGTCCGCGCGCGCAACCGCGAACTTGCCGGCGTTCGCCGAGATGTCCGCGGCGTCGGGATCGATTGCGGTTTCCCGCGCATTGCCGGAGGTGAGCATGTCGATGTCGCCGACGAGCAGTTTGTCGCCAGCCCGCACACCAAGGCCGCCGTCTTTGATCTCGGTATCGGTGCGCGTTGCCGGCACGAGATCGATGTCTTGGATCGGGTCGAAGTCGATGACCTCACCCGCTGGGTCAGTTGCGTCTGGTGAGGCCACGGGCTCGGCGTTGCCCATGGTGTCCATCTGCTCCTCGCCCTGCTCGATCATGCCTTGGGTGCAGCCGGTCAAAACCAGGCTGGCAGAGACAACAACAGGCAAGAACACACGCTTTTTCACGGTTGTCAGCCTATCAACTGGCCAACCGCCACCAATTTGCTGGCCGTGCGCCATGATTGCCGGTATTCAGCCGCGGAGGGTATATCGTTGTGCTCCGTGATTGAAGCAGCTGAAAACATGTCGTGGATTCAGGTCATCGTTCTGTCGATCGTCCAGGGGTTGACCGAGTTCTTGCCCGTGTCCTCCTCTGGGCACCTGAGGATTGTCTCCGAACTGTTCTGGGGCCAAGACGCTGGCGCCAGCTTCACCGCCGTCATCCAGCTGGGCACAGAGCTGGCCGTTCTCGTGTTCTTCGCGAAGGACATTTGGCGGATTCTGACGGCCTGGTTCGCTGGGCTCGTCGACAAGAGCAAGCGCGGTTTCGACTACCGGATGGGTTGGATGGTCATTGTCGGCACCATTCCTGTCGGCCTAGCAGGCGTGCTGCTCAAAGACCTGATCCGTGAGAACTTCCGCAACCTGTGGATCACCGCGACGGTACTGATCGTCTTTTCCTTCGTGTTCATTCTCGCCGAGCGCAAGGGCCGCAAAACGCGCGGCTTCGACGAGCTGACCATGAAAGACGCCATCATCATGGGCCTGTGGCAGTGCCTCGCGCTCATTCCGGGCGTGTCGCGCTCCGGCGGCACGATCTCCGGTGGTCTGTTCTTGAACCTCGACCGCGAGGTGGCCACGCGCTTCAGCTTCCTGCTTGCGATTCCGGCAGTGCTCGCCTCCGGGCTCTTTTCGCTTCCCGACGCCTTCGACCCCCAGGCCGGTCAAGCCGCCTCCGGTATTCAGCTCTTCGTCGGGGCGGGTATCGGCTTTGTGCTCGGCTACATCTCGATTGCGTGGCTGCTGCGGTTTGTCTCGCACCACTCGTTCGCGTGGTTCGCGGCCTATCGCATCCCGCTCGGCGTGATCGTGATGATCCTGCTGGCCACCGGCGTGATGCAGCCGGTGTAGCGGGCTTGCGATTCGTTGTCGCACCCTAGGGGCCGGCCTGCGAACAAGTTCGAGTTTCGTAATATCTCAGATCGAAGCCACGTTGTATCGGTGACATCTCGCAACTAGCGTTGGGCTCGATAGGAAGAGGAAACTTGGCACATGACTTTGCGTAACTTGAGATTCTTCGCGATGTTGTCTTTGCTTTCAATCTTCGGATTGTTTGTGGCCCGGCAGTATTTCGGGCTCAGTGAGCCCTTAGCTTCTCGCCTAATGCTGGTTGCGGTGGTGGCGGCAATTTGTTCCTTCACCGCCTTGGGGATTGAAGGCTTCAAAAGCATGAGAAGGGACTCCAGGTAGAACGCAAAAGTGTTCGACCGCCGGTATCCGTGCATATCCGGGATATCGTGCAATGCCAGGTGCGGTGAGCTTTCACTCGGCTGAGCTCGATTAATGTGCTTGGCTGCTGCGCTTCGTGTCGCACCACTCGTTCGCGTGGTTCGCGGCGTATCGCATCCCGCTCGGCGTGATCGTGATGATCCTGCTGGCCACCGGCGTGATGCAGCCGGTGTAGCGCCGGTGCACATAGCAGTTCTGTAGGCTGACCACATGCACTCTTGGCCCGCGCCCTCCGTCCCCGCAGTCGCCGGAACTCCTGTCCCGCTGACCCTTTTTGACACCGCTGACCAGCAGGCCAAGGAGGTTGACACCACGGCCACGACCAGTGGCGGTGAAATCGGGATGTACGTCTGCGGCATCACGCCGTATGACTCCACTCACCTGGGCCACGCAGCGACGTACCTCACGTTTGATCTGGTCCACCGCCAGCTCAACGCCAACGGCCACAGTGTCCATTACGTCCAGAACATCACTGATGTCGACGACCCGCTGTTCGAGCGCGCCGAGCGCGACGGGGTGGACTGGCGCGAACTTGGTCAGAGCCAGACCGACCTGTTCCGCACCGACATGGAAATCCTCTCCGTCATCCCCCCGCGCGACTACATCGGCGCGATGGAATCCGTCGATGAGGTCATTGCAATGGTGCAGACGCTGCTGGACAACGGCAGTGCGTATGAGCTTGTCGACGACTCCGGTGACCACCCCGTCACCGACATCTACGCGCCCATCACAGCAACCGAGCAGTTCGGCTACGAGTCCAACCTCGACCGCGCCACGATGGAGGAGTACTTCGCCGAGCGCGGCGGCGACCCGGAGCGTACAGGCAAGCGCGACCCGCTGGACGCGCTGCTGTGGCGCGGCCACCGTGAGGGCGAACCGTCGTGGGAGGCCCGCTTCGGTGCAGGCCGGCCGGGATGGCACATCGAATGCTCCGCAATTGCGACGAATCGTTTGGGAACGCAGTTCGCCATTCAAGGCGGCGGCTCTGACTTAGCTTTTCCGCACCATGAGTTCTCCGCCGCCCACGCTGAGGCCGCGTACGACGTCCCGCGCATGGCCGGCCACTACGTCCACGCCGGCATGATCGCGCTCGACGGGGTGAAGATGTCTAAGTCTCTGGGCAACCTCGTCTTCGTGCACAAGCTGCGCGAAGAAGGGCACGACGCGTCCGCGATCCGTCTCGCAGTGTTCGGCGGCCACTACCGTGACGACCGCGACTTCTCCTACGCCGTCTTGGACCAGGCCGAGCAGCGTTTGGCCAATTGGCGCGAAGCTCTCGCGAATGAGGTCAGCGAAGACGAGGCGGTAGGTACCGTCGATAAGCTGCGTGCTGCTCTCGCGGACGACCTGAACACTCCAGAGGCGCTGCGCATTGTGGACGCAGCACACGGTGACCACAACGGGATCGTTGCAGCTGCACTGGACGGCTTGCTTGGCGTGCGGGTGTAGCGAAACTGCGCCACAATAGCGGGTATGACAATCCGCGATCAGTTCCAGAGCGACGTCGACGAGTTCATCGACGACCTGACCACGTTTGCAACCGGTTCGTACCTGCAGGACAGCGATAAGGAACTGTGGGAGGAGCCGTTTGACCCGGCAGTCCTGCCGGACCTGAAAGAGCTCATCGAGAAGTACCTCGACGCCCTGGAGATCATCGGCGACGACCCGGACGGGGAGAAGCTGAACTCGGTCGTGGAACCGTTCTTTGCCAAGCTCGACGAGTTCAACGCCAAGCACGCTGAAGCTGTCCTGGAGCCGGAGGAGAAGTCGGACTTGCAGGACCTTGCGTACCGCGCGGCTGCGGCCACCGGCGCTGACGACGAAGCACTCAACTCCCTTCCCGAGCTTGACTAGCCGCACACCAAGCACGGCGCCGAAGGCCGTGTTCTGGGACATGGACGGCACGATGGTTGACACTGAGCCGCTGTGGGGCATTGCCACCTACGAGCTCTCAGAGCTGCTTGGCCGCAGGTTAAGCGCAGAAAAGCGCGAAGAGACAGTCGGCGGTGCCTTTGCGAACACGTTGCGCGTGTGCGCGGAGTGGGCGGGAGTCGAGCTTGTCGACGGTGATTATGACCGTTACCGGTCCTGGATGTACCAGCGGATGGGCGAATTGCTCGCCGGCGATGTGGAGCCGAATCCCGGCGTGCGCGACTTTCTCGCCTCTCTCAAGGGCGCGGGGATGCGGATGCTGGTGACCACGAACACGGAACGCGAACTGGCGGACTACTGCATTGACATCGTCGGCCGTGAGTTCTTCGTCGACTCTGTCACCGGTGATGAGGTGGCCCAGCCGAAACCGGCGCCGGACATGTATCTGCGTGCTGCCGAGATCGTGGGGGAGGATCCCGTCGATTGCCTCGTTTTCGAGGATTCTTGGGCCGGTATGTCCGCAGCCGCCACGGCCGGGTGCGTTGTGCTTGGGCTTGCCGAAGAAGTACCGGAAGGTGTGGTGCGGTTTGATCCAGCCGAGTTCGTCGGCGCTGATGCACACGATGTGTCCGCATGGTTCAGCGCTGCCCGGGATCGGATAAAGTAACTCGCGTGAAAAACTTCGAGGATCTTTTCGCGGAACTGACCACCAAAGCAGCCGAGCGTCCGGCCGGTTCGGGCACGGTGGATGCTCTGGACAAGGGTGCGCATTTCATCGGCAAGAAGATCCTCGAAGAAGCCGGTGAGGTGTGGACCGCCTCCGAGTACCAGTCCGACGAGGAACTCGCCGAGGAGATGAGCCAGCTGATCTACTGGACGCAGGTGATGATGGTCCACCGCGGCCTGATCCCGGACGACATCTACAAATACCTCTAATAGGAGCCCTGACACCCCCCATGATCAAGATCGCCGTGCCCAACAAGGGCTCCCTGTCTGAGGCTGCGACCGGCATCCTCAAAGAAGCTGGCTACAAGGGCCGCGGATACACCAAGGCTCTCAACATTGTCGACGAAGCCAACGGAGTCGAGTTCTTCTTCCTGCGCCCGAAAGACATTGCCATTTATGTCGCCGGAGGCCATCTTGATCTGGGCATCACCGGCCGCGACCTGATGCTCGATTCGCGTGCGGATGTTGAGGAAATCCTCGATCTCGGTTTCGGTGGCTCCACCTTCCGCTTCGCTGCGCCCGCCGATGTGGCCGAGAGCATGACCATTGCAGATCTTGAGGGCAAGCGCCTGGCGACCTCCTACCCGCACTTGGCGGCCGACTACCTCGCCGACCGCGGCATTAACGCTGAAGTGATCCGTCTCGACGGTGCAGTAGAGATCGCCATCAAGCTCGGTGTGGCCGATGCTATTGCCGACGTGGTCTCCACCGGTGCCACGCTGCACCAACAGGGGCTTGCCCCGTTCGGGGAGCCGATTGTGGCAAGCGAGGCAATCGTGGTCAAGCGCACCGGGCGCGAGCTGACCGTAGAAGATGAGATCGTGCTCTCGCGCATCCGCGGTATTCTCACCGCGCACAACTTCGTCATGCTCGACTACAACGTCTCGCGCGACAACCTGCAGTCCGCGGTGGACATCACCCCGGGGCTGACCGGGCCGACGGTCTCCCCGCTGCAGCGTGAGAACTGGGTCGCCGTGCGCGCAATGGTTCCGCGCAAGGAAGCGAACCTACTCATGGACCGTCTCGCCGCAGCTGGCGCTGAAGCTATCCTCGCCTCGGAGCTCAAGATCGCGCGAATCTAAATCTGGCTACACTGGGCACGTATGGGCTACAGAACAGAAGAAGATTTGCTCGGTACCGTCGACGTTCCCGACGACAAGTACTACGGCGTGCACACGATGCGCGCGATCGACAACTTCCAGATCTCGTCCGCCAAGATCCAGGACTACCCGGATTTTGTCCGCGGCATGGTCATGGTCAAGAAGGCCGCCGCGATGGCCAACCGCCGTCTGCACACCCTGCCGAAGGACAAGGCTGACGCGATCATCGCCGCATGCGACCAGATTCTTCACGACGGCCGGTGCATGGACCAGTTTCCTATCGACGCCTACCAAGGCGGCGCGGGCACCTCGGTGAACATGAACACCAACGAGGTCGTGGCCAACCTTGCGCTCGAGCTCCTGGGTCACCCGAAGGGGTCCTACGACGTCATCAACCCGAACGACGATGTCAACATGTCGCAGTCCACGAACGACGCGTACCCGACTGGTTTCCGCCTGGGCCTGCACCAGTCATTCCAGGGCCTCATCGAGGAACTGGATGAACTGCAGAAGGCGTTCCGTTCCAAGGGCGATGAGTTCCACGACATCCTCAAAATGGGCCGCACCCAGCTGCAGGACGCTGTCCCCATGACTCTGGGCCAAGAGTTCACCGCCTTCGGTGCCAATCTCGCGGAGGAGCAGGACCGACTGCGCCAGGCAGCGGACTCGCTTTTGGAGATCAACCTGGGCGCCACCGCAATCGGCACCGGCGTGAACACTCCGGGCGGCTACCGCGACCAAGTCACCGCCGCTTTGCGCGAGGTCACTGGCCTGCCAATCTCCACCTCCCCGGACCTTATCGAGGCAACGAGTGACACCGGCGGTTACGTCATGGCTCACTCCGCCCTGAAGCGCGCAGCCATGAAGCTGTCGAAGATCTGTAACGACCTGCGCCTTTTGTCCTCTGGCCCGCGCGCCGGCCTGAATGAGATCAACCTGCCGGAGCGCCAGGCTGGTTCCTCGATCATGCCCGCGAAGGTCAACCCGGTCATCCCCGAAGTGGTCAACCAGGTGTGCTTCAAGGTGTTCGGCAACGACGTCACCGTCTCTATGGCCGCCGAGGCCGGCCAGCTCCAGCTCAACGTGATGGAGCCGGTCATCGCTCGCAGCTTGTTCGGGTCCATCTCACTGCTGCGCAACGCCGCGAAGACGCTGCGTGAGAAGTGCGTCACTGGCATCACCGCCAACAAGGACGTCTGCCAGGGTTATGTGGAGAACTCCATCGGCATCATCACCTACCTCAACCCGTTCATCGGCCACCACAATGGTGACCTGATCGGTAAGGAGGCCGCTGAGACGGGCCGCGGTGTGCGCGAGCTCGTGCTGGAGAAGGAGCTTCTCGACGAAGAAACCCTCGACAAGATTCTCTCCAAGGAAAACCTCATGCACCCGGAGTTCCGCGGCAAGCTCTACCTGGAGTGAGACGCAAACGGGGGTTAGCCTCGCCACAATCCGCCTCTGACCGCTCTACCAGCATGGTAGGGCGGTCTTTTGCGTCGCATACTGGAGGTATCGCAACTCAACAGAGCTCTCACTGTGCTCGAGAAAGGACCCCGTTGTGCTGTTAGTGCTTCAGCTCATCATCCTCTTCGGCGCCATCATTTTGGGCGCCCGCCTGGGTTCCATCGCTATCGGTTTCGCCGGAGGTTTGGGCGTTATCGCGCTCGGCCTGACCGGCATGCAGGTCACTGCCGAAGACATTCCCTTCGATGTCATCGGCATCATCATGTGCGTCATCGCTGCGATTTCAGCGATGCAGCTCGCCGGCGGAATGGACTACCTGGTGTATCTGGCGGAGAAGTTCCTCCGCCGCGACCCGAAGCGCGTGACGTTGTACGCGCCGATTGTCACCTGGCTCATGACCGTCCTAGCCGGAACCGGCCACACCGCGTTCTCCACGCTGCCCGTCATTGTGGAGGTGGCGAAGGAGGGCAAGGTCCGGCCGTCGCGCCCCCTGACGGTGGCGGTCATCGCTTCCCAGATGGCCATTGTCGCTTCACCGATCTCGGCCGCTGTGGTCTTCATGGCAGACCTGCTTGAGCCTCACGGCGTGGGTTACCTGCAGCTGCTCGGTGTGATGATTCCTGCAACATTCCTGGCCATCTTTCCCACGGCATGGTTGGCCAACCGAATGGGCAAGGGCCTTGTAGACGATCCTGTTTACCGCCAGCGACTCGAGGAAGGCTTGGTCAAGCCTCCCGCCTCGCAGACCGGTTTCGCACCGACAAAGGGCGCGAAAACATCTGTGATCATTTTCCTCGTCGCCATTGTCGTAGTGATGGTGTACGCGACGATCATTTCCGATCAAGTGGGTCTCATCGCAGAACCCACGATCCCGCGCAATGAGGCGATCATGACCATCATGCTGGCGGCCGCGGCCATCATTCTCATGGTGACAAAGCAGCAAGCCGCGCAGGTTTTGAACACCCAGGTGTTCCGCTCCGGAATGTCGGCCGCGGTCTGTGTGCTCGGTGTCGCATGGCTGGGCACCACCTTCATTAACCACTACATCGACGAGATTCAGGACATCTCCGGTAACGTGCTGCAATCTCAGCCGTGGCTGTTGGCGGTCGTGCTTTTCTTTGCGGCATCTCTGCTGTACTCCCAGGCAGCCACCGCGAAGGCGCTCATGCCAGCGGCTATTGCCATTGGAGTTAGCCCGCTGACTGCAGTCGCCGCGTTCCCGGCAGTGTCCGCGCTGTTCGTCTTGCCTACATACCCGACTCTGCTCGCGGCAGTGGAGATGGACGACACCGGTTCCACGCGGATCGGAAAATACGTCTTTGACCACCCGTTCATCATTCCGGGCACAGTGTGCATCATTCTCTCCGTCCTGTTGGGTTACGGTTTCGGTGCGGTGCTGATATAGGGCGCCTACGCTGGGAGGTATGAACGCTCCTACCACTGACGTCGCTATTGCCCAAGCCCACACACTCGAACCGATCGGGGACATCGCCGCGAAGGCCGGTGTGCCCGACGGTGCACTCATCCCGTACGGCAGAAACATGGCGAAGGTGGATGTCAGTGCGCTTCAATCGGCGGGCCGCGACCACAAGAATGGAAAGCTCATCCTCGTCACCGGTGTGTCGCCGACCCCGGCTGGCGAAGGCAAGTCGACCGTCCTGATTGGTCTGACCGACGCATTGGCGCAGCAGGGCCACAACGCCATGGTCGCTCTGCGTGAACCGTCGCTGGGCCCAGTCATGGGCATCAAGGGCGGTGCCGCCGGTGGTGGTTACTCGCAGGTGGTGCCGATGGAAAACATCAACCTTCACTTCACCGGTGACTTCCATGCGATCACGTCGGCCAACAACACGCTTGCCGCGATGATCGACAACCACATCCAGCAGGGCAACGAGCTGGGAATCGATGCCCGGCGCGTGACATGGCAGCGCTGCTTGGACGTCAACGACCGCTCCCTGCGCAACGTGGTCACCGGGCTCGGTGGCCCAGCCTCTGGTGTCCCAGCCCAGACCGGCTTCACCATTACCGCGGCCAGCGAGATCATGGCTGTGCTCGGTCTCGCCACCGACCTCGAAGACCTGAAAGCGCGGCTGGCGCGGATCACCATTGGCCTGACTTTCGACGGGAATCCTGTCACCGCCGGTGATCTCCACGCCGAAGGTGCCATGGCAGCGCTGCTCAAGGAAGCTCTCAACCCGAACCTTGTGCAGACTCTCGGGGGTACACCAGCGTTCATTCACGGCGGCCCGTTTGCGAACATTGCGCACGGCTGCAACACCCTCATCGCCACCCGCACCGCGCAGCAGTGCGCCGACATCGTACTCACCGAGGCGGGCTTCGGGTCTGACCTGGGTGCAGAGAAGTTCTTCGATATCAAGGCCGCATACGGGAACTTGGATGTCGCCGGCGCAGTGATTGTGGCGACGATTCGTTCGCTGAAGTACAACGGCGGCATCGACAAGCAGAAGCTCACGGACGAGAACCTTGAGGCGCTCAAGGCGGGCGTGGTCAATCTCGAGCGCCACGTGGAGAACGTGCGGAAGTTCGGTGTCACGCCAGTTGTCGCGCTCAACCTGTTCGCGTCCGATACGCAGGCAGAACGCGACTTCATGCGTGAATGGGCCGACACATTCGGCGTCGCCCTGGAGGAAGCCGAGGTGTGGGCGAAAGGCGGCGAAGGAGCCCAGAAACTGGCCACAACGCTGTTGGACAACCTCACCGAAGGCACGTCGAAGACACTGTATGACCCTGCCGATGGGATTGAGAATGCTATCGAAACCCTCGTCCGGGAGATTTACCGCGCCGACAAGGTGCAGTACTCGGTCAATGCACAGCGCGACTTGAAGACGATCAAGGACAACGGCTGGGACACCCTTCCGGTGTGCGTCTCAAAGACCCAGTACAGCTTCTCGGATGACCCAGCTGCGCTTGGTGCACCGGAGGGACACACATTGCACGTGCGCAAGCTCATCCCACGCACCGGAGCTGGCTTCATCGTCGCTCTGACCGGCGACGTGATGACCATGCCGGGGTTACCCAAGGTGCCCGCCGCCAACAATATCGACGTCGACGCCAACGGGACGATCAGCGGGTTGTTCTAAACCTCCGGAACAGTCTCCGCTGCGGACCCCGGCCATCCGGGGTACTCCGGCGGTGTCCCACCGTAGATCGGGCACAGGGCTTGGAACGAGCACCAGTTGCACAGCTTCGACGGCTTTGGGCGGAAGTTGCCGGACTGCCCGTCGGATTGAATCTTGTGCCACAGGTCGCCCAGATCGCGCTCGAAGAATTCGAGTTCTTCCCGCGATGGGGCAAGGAAGAGCGAATCGATCACTTTGAGGTACATCAGCCTCAGCTGGTGCGGAATCGTGCCGAACATGCGCCAATACACCAGCGCATAGAAACGCATCTGGAACTTTGCTTCGTCAGAGAAGCGGGGCGAGGGCTTCTTGCCCGTCTTGTAGTCGACAACACGGATTTCACCCGTGGGCGCAATGTCCACGCGGTCGATGAACCCGCGCACGGGAACACCATTCGGCAGCACGGCATCGACGTACATTTCTTGGGCGTGTGAGTCGAAACCGTGCGGGTTCTCCATCTCGAAGTACCCGCGCAGCAGGGAACGCGCCGCGACGAACAGGGCGTACTCGTCAGCAATAGGGTCGGCGCAGGAAGAATCGTCGATAAGCATCTTCTGCCATGCCGG from Corynebacterium genitalium ATCC 33030 harbors:
- a CDS encoding quinone-dependent dihydroorotate dehydrogenase yields the protein MSAYDRLLKVMFLLPPERIHGIIGGSLTLLNAVTPANRGMEKLVRVHDPVLKQTLFDVSFPAPLGLAAGFDKNATAIDSWGAIGFGYAELGTVTPRPQPGNPAPRLFRLPADKAILNRMGFNNEGALDVARRLERKHSNDVVGINIGKNKTSKNAVADYRTGASLLGPLADYLVVNVSSPNTPGLRDLQAIEELRPILTAVQESTDTPVLVKIAPDLSDQDVDAVADLALDLGLAGIVATNTTISREGLKTDADEVAALGAGGVSGAPVAKRSLEVLKRLHARVGGKLVLVSVGGISTPEQAWERIAAGAHLLQGYTPFIYGGLGWIRGIHKGLAAQVRAHGLSNISEAVGSGLEWKA
- a CDS encoding WD40 repeat domain-containing protein, encoding MKKRVFLPVVVSASLVLTGCTQGMIEQGEEQMDTMGNAEPVASPDATDPAGEVIDFDPIQDIDLVPATRTDTEIKDGGLGVRAGDKLLVGDIDMLTSGNARETAIDPDAADISANAGKFAVARADHNEVELVDPSAPSNPNTIVPVGDDVTVAAPLFGGGIIAGSDTEERVWIYAEDGTELDTFTVARPSDYLLAQEQTDDDDRVVRINRFDTTIQDLHVEGRQGGTLRVGLGVGKVAFGENGMVLAADATGNRMLVYTTDEVVRLHQMVPTDGSPWDVAWDSKRRLAWVSSTETNTVTAYDLSQGVPLEKGKLNTVADAQSLIVLEDGSLVLGSASGDGLQVIDPATVDSATN
- a CDS encoding undecaprenyl-diphosphate phosphatase encodes the protein MSWIQVIVLSIVQGLTEFLPVSSSGHLRIVSELFWGQDAGASFTAVIQLGTELAVLVFFAKDIWRILTAWFAGLVDKSKRGFDYRMGWMVIVGTIPVGLAGVLLKDLIRENFRNLWITATVLIVFSFVFILAERKGRKTRGFDELTMKDAIIMGLWQCLALIPGVSRSGGTISGGLFLNLDREVATRFSFLLAIPAVLASGLFSLPDAFDPQAGQAASGIQLFVGAGIGFVLGYISIAWLLRFVSHHSFAWFAAYRIPLGVIVMILLATGVMQPV
- the mshC gene encoding cysteine--1-D-myo-inosityl 2-amino-2-deoxy-alpha-D-glucopyranoside ligase, with product MHSWPAPSVPAVAGTPVPLTLFDTADQQAKEVDTTATTSGGEIGMYVCGITPYDSTHLGHAATYLTFDLVHRQLNANGHSVHYVQNITDVDDPLFERAERDGVDWRELGQSQTDLFRTDMEILSVIPPRDYIGAMESVDEVIAMVQTLLDNGSAYELVDDSGDHPVTDIYAPITATEQFGYESNLDRATMEEYFAERGGDPERTGKRDPLDALLWRGHREGEPSWEARFGAGRPGWHIECSAIATNRLGTQFAIQGGGSDLAFPHHEFSAAHAEAAYDVPRMAGHYVHAGMIALDGVKMSKSLGNLVFVHKLREEGHDASAIRLAVFGGHYRDDRDFSYAVLDQAEQRLANWREALANEVSEDEAVGTVDKLRAALADDLNTPEALRIVDAAHGDHNGIVAAALDGLLGVRV
- a CDS encoding HAD family hydrolase, whose protein sequence is MTSRTPSTAPKAVFWDMDGTMVDTEPLWGIATYELSELLGRRLSAEKREETVGGAFANTLRVCAEWAGVELVDGDYDRYRSWMYQRMGELLAGDVEPNPGVRDFLASLKGAGMRMLVTTNTERELADYCIDIVGREFFVDSVTGDEVAQPKPAPDMYLRAAEIVGEDPVDCLVFEDSWAGMSAAATAGCVVLGLAEEVPEGVVRFDPAEFVGADAHDVSAWFSAARDRIK
- a CDS encoding phosphoribosyl-ATP diphosphatase → MKNFEDLFAELTTKAAERPAGSGTVDALDKGAHFIGKKILEEAGEVWTASEYQSDEELAEEMSQLIYWTQVMMVHRGLIPDDIYKYL
- the hisG gene encoding ATP phosphoribosyltransferase; amino-acid sequence: MIKIAVPNKGSLSEAATGILKEAGYKGRGYTKALNIVDEANGVEFFFLRPKDIAIYVAGGHLDLGITGRDLMLDSRADVEEILDLGFGGSTFRFAAPADVAESMTIADLEGKRLATSYPHLAADYLADRGINAEVIRLDGAVEIAIKLGVADAIADVVSTGATLHQQGLAPFGEPIVASEAIVVKRTGRELTVEDEIVLSRIRGILTAHNFVMLDYNVSRDNLQSAVDITPGLTGPTVSPLQRENWVAVRAMVPRKEANLLMDRLAAAGAEAILASELKIARI
- the aspA gene encoding aspartate ammonia-lyase, whose translation is MGYRTEEDLLGTVDVPDDKYYGVHTMRAIDNFQISSAKIQDYPDFVRGMVMVKKAAAMANRRLHTLPKDKADAIIAACDQILHDGRCMDQFPIDAYQGGAGTSVNMNTNEVVANLALELLGHPKGSYDVINPNDDVNMSQSTNDAYPTGFRLGLHQSFQGLIEELDELQKAFRSKGDEFHDILKMGRTQLQDAVPMTLGQEFTAFGANLAEEQDRLRQAADSLLEINLGATAIGTGVNTPGGYRDQVTAALREVTGLPISTSPDLIEATSDTGGYVMAHSALKRAAMKLSKICNDLRLLSSGPRAGLNEINLPERQAGSSIMPAKVNPVIPEVVNQVCFKVFGNDVTVSMAAEAGQLQLNVMEPVIARSLFGSISLLRNAAKTLREKCVTGITANKDVCQGYVENSIGIITYLNPFIGHHNGDLIGKEAAETGRGVRELVLEKELLDEETLDKILSKENLMHPEFRGKLYLE
- a CDS encoding anaerobic C4-dicarboxylate transporter — translated: MLLVLQLIILFGAIILGARLGSIAIGFAGGLGVIALGLTGMQVTAEDIPFDVIGIIMCVIAAISAMQLAGGMDYLVYLAEKFLRRDPKRVTLYAPIVTWLMTVLAGTGHTAFSTLPVIVEVAKEGKVRPSRPLTVAVIASQMAIVASPISAAVVFMADLLEPHGVGYLQLLGVMIPATFLAIFPTAWLANRMGKGLVDDPVYRQRLEEGLVKPPASQTGFAPTKGAKTSVIIFLVAIVVVMVYATIISDQVGLIAEPTIPRNEAIMTIMLAAAAIILMVTKQQAAQVLNTQVFRSGMSAAVCVLGVAWLGTTFINHYIDEIQDISGNVLQSQPWLLAVVLFFAASLLYSQAATAKALMPAAIAIGVSPLTAVAAFPAVSALFVLPTYPTLLAAVEMDDTGSTRIGKYVFDHPFIIPGTVCIILSVLLGYGFGAVLI
- a CDS encoding formate--tetrahydrofolate ligase, which produces MNAPTTDVAIAQAHTLEPIGDIAAKAGVPDGALIPYGRNMAKVDVSALQSAGRDHKNGKLILVTGVSPTPAGEGKSTVLIGLTDALAQQGHNAMVALREPSLGPVMGIKGGAAGGGYSQVVPMENINLHFTGDFHAITSANNTLAAMIDNHIQQGNELGIDARRVTWQRCLDVNDRSLRNVVTGLGGPASGVPAQTGFTITAASEIMAVLGLATDLEDLKARLARITIGLTFDGNPVTAGDLHAEGAMAALLKEALNPNLVQTLGGTPAFIHGGPFANIAHGCNTLIATRTAQQCADIVLTEAGFGSDLGAEKFFDIKAAYGNLDVAGAVIVATIRSLKYNGGIDKQKLTDENLEALKAGVVNLERHVENVRKFGVTPVVALNLFASDTQAERDFMREWADTFGVALEEAEVWAKGGEGAQKLATTLLDNLTEGTSKTLYDPADGIENAIETLVREIYRADKVQYSVNAQRDLKTIKDNGWDTLPVCVSKTQYSFSDDPAALGAPEGHTLHVRKLIPRTGAGFIVALTGDVMTMPGLPKVPAANNIDVDANGTISGLF